A single window of Fervidicoccus fontis Kam940 DNA harbors:
- the cyaB gene encoding class IV adenylate cyclase, whose protein sequence is MIETEVKIKIDDNDEKRIRDFAESSCIFREKVSINDIYLIHPCIDFSKTDEAVRIRIESTAGIEKVKITYKGKRNKDTDFKKREEIEFEVKASPNDVISFFLRNRYRVLCNIEKDREIYECKGFYLMIDNVKDLGKYIELEQIGKNEKSIQIFLESFNLKEKIEPLTYLELIMKK, encoded by the coding sequence ATGATAGAAACTGAAGTAAAAATAAAAATTGATGACAACGATGAAAAGAGGATCAGGGATTTTGCAGAAAGTAGTTGCATATTTAGAGAAAAAGTATCCATAAATGACATATATCTGATCCATCCTTGCATCGATTTTTCTAAAACAGATGAGGCAGTAAGGATTAGAATTGAAAGTACTGCCGGTATTGAAAAAGTAAAAATAACATATAAAGGCAAAAGAAATAAAGACACAGATTTCAAAAAAAGGGAAGAAATAGAATTTGAGGTTAAAGCGAGCCCAAATGACGTAATATCATTTTTCTTAAGAAATAGGTACAGGGTCCTTTGTAATATAGAAAAAGATAGGGAGATATATGAGTGTAAGGGTTTTTACCTCATGATAGATAATGTGAAGGATCTAGGAAAATATATTGAGCTCGAGCAAATAGGCAAAAACGAAAAATCTATACAAATCTTTCTCGAGTCTTTCAATCTCAAAGAAAAAATTGAACCTCTTACATACTTAGAACTAATTATGAAAAAATGA
- the trxB gene encoding thioredoxin-disulfide reductase gives MSLRLQVKKPKEQSTEYDVAIIGSGPASLSCGLYSARYRMKTIIIGDTIGGQLNLTNIVENYLGFPKITATDLISRFKKHVEEYDVEFNLDRVNSIKKEGSYFIIRTVNGKEIKAKSIVLAIGLKRRKLNVPGENEFAGKGVSYCSICDAAFFKDAAAVAIVGGGDSALEGALLLSEYAKKVYLIHRRDQFRGQPILVNAVKSRKNIEIVYNSIVKEIKGDKKVNSVKIKNVVSGEERELQVNGIFIEIGFEPDIELPRSIGIELDENGFIKVNEYMSTNVEGVFAAGDCTNMWKGFRQIITATVQGAVAAYSAYKYLSEKWNKN, from the coding sequence ATGTCATTGAGGCTACAAGTTAAAAAGCCGAAGGAACAGTCCACAGAATATGATGTAGCAATAATAGGTTCAGGTCCAGCTTCATTATCGTGTGGATTATATTCTGCGAGGTATAGGATGAAGACGATAATAATAGGAGATACGATTGGTGGGCAATTAAATCTTACAAATATAGTTGAAAATTATCTCGGTTTTCCAAAGATTACAGCAACAGATCTAATCTCGAGATTTAAGAAACATGTAGAAGAATACGATGTGGAATTCAACCTAGACAGAGTTAATAGTATAAAAAAAGAGGGTAGCTACTTTATTATTAGAACTGTAAATGGCAAAGAAATAAAAGCTAAGTCAATCGTTTTAGCTATAGGGCTTAAAAGGAGAAAACTTAATGTGCCGGGAGAAAATGAATTTGCAGGAAAAGGAGTCAGCTATTGTAGCATATGCGACGCCGCATTTTTTAAGGATGCAGCTGCAGTAGCTATTGTTGGCGGAGGAGACTCTGCTTTGGAAGGTGCACTACTTTTGAGCGAATATGCTAAAAAGGTTTACTTAATACATAGAAGAGATCAGTTCAGGGGACAGCCGATATTAGTAAATGCAGTAAAGTCCCGAAAGAATATAGAAATAGTTTACAACAGTATAGTAAAAGAAATTAAAGGAGATAAGAAAGTAAACTCAGTTAAAATAAAGAATGTAGTTAGCGGAGAAGAAAGAGAACTTCAAGTTAACGGAATATTCATTGAAATAGGATTTGAGCCTGACATAGAATTACCTAGAAGCATCGGCATCGAGCTCGATGAGAACGGATTCATAAAGGTCAATGAATATATGTCAACAAATGTAGAAGGAGTTTTCGCTGCTGGAGATTGCACCAACATGTGGAAGGGATTTAGACAAATAATTACGGCGACAGTGCAGGGTGCTGTTGCAGCATATTCAGCTTATAAGTATTTAAGTGAAAAATGGAATAAAAATTAA
- a CDS encoding phosphohydrolase, which produces MLQREEVVVSPQLLEKQLSKEPFLKKAYEIALRDEELQVLLEHSNVMAVKRLKYNDHGPTHAKIVSGSSLEIFDRIFSAGIEPTTIKDGIFQKTEEAKLVVLLGSLFHDIGNSIHRINHEFIGMLMSASILDRILSSIFPNDKRKAILMREEVLHAIYATSYTVPALTIEAGCVKVGDGTDMSEGRARIPYRLGKNDIHAISALSIDKVTISSEDETPVVITIYMKERAGVFQVEQVLYPKIATSGIKKYVKLKAVWGGKEMKMDLS; this is translated from the coding sequence ATGTTGCAAAGAGAAGAAGTTGTAGTTTCTCCCCAGCTTTTAGAGAAGCAACTTTCTAAGGAACCATTTTTAAAAAAGGCGTACGAAATAGCATTGCGCGACGAGGAGCTTCAGGTTTTATTAGAGCATAGTAATGTAATGGCAGTTAAAAGATTGAAATATAACGACCACGGTCCTACACATGCAAAAATAGTTTCAGGCTCTAGCTTAGAAATATTCGACAGAATATTCTCCGCCGGCATTGAGCCTACTACTATAAAAGACGGTATTTTTCAGAAGACAGAAGAAGCAAAGCTGGTGGTCCTTTTAGGTTCGCTTTTTCATGATATTGGAAATAGTATTCACAGAATAAATCACGAGTTTATAGGAATGCTTATGTCCGCAAGTATTCTAGATAGAATTCTTTCTTCAATATTTCCAAACGATAAAAGGAAAGCTATATTAATGAGAGAAGAAGTGCTTCATGCTATATATGCTACAAGCTATACTGTTCCTGCACTTACTATTGAGGCTGGCTGTGTTAAGGTTGGAGATGGCACCGATATGTCAGAAGGAAGAGCAAGGATCCCTTATAGGTTAGGAAAAAACGATATTCATGCTATTTCTGCTCTAAGCATAGACAAAGTGACGATTTCTTCCGAAGACGAGACTCCAGTTGTAATAACCATTTATATGAAGGAGAGAGCTGGAGTGTTCCAGGTTGAGCAGGTTCTTTATCCAAAGATAGCGACGAGCGGTATAAAGAAGTATGTCAAGCTTAAAGCAGTATGGGGAGGAAAAGAAATGAAAATGGATCTTTCATAA